The proteins below are encoded in one region of Synechococcus sp. MU1643:
- the cbbX gene encoding CbbX protein, with translation MPSSVDLASAYADSGLAEVLDQLDRELIGLAPVKTRIREIAALLLVDQARQQLELPSTAPSLHMSFTGHPGTGKTTVAQRMSQILHRLGYLRKGHVVTATRDDLVGQYVGHTAPKTKEMLKRAQGGVLFIDEAYYLYKPDNERDYGAEAIEILLQEMESRRSDVVVIFAGYRDRMETFYSSNPGLSSRVAHHLDFPDYSNDELMAIAGLLLEAQHYQFSAKAETAFFEYVSRRRQLPFFANARSVRNALDRARLRQANRLFSRMGEALTKQDLTTLEEGDIRASRVFKGEVEGHHPAQNGT, from the coding sequence ATGCCCTCCTCGGTTGATCTGGCTTCTGCCTACGCCGATTCCGGTTTGGCTGAGGTGTTGGACCAACTGGACCGTGAACTGATCGGCTTGGCGCCGGTGAAGACGCGGATTCGTGAGATCGCTGCCCTGCTGCTGGTGGATCAGGCACGGCAGCAGCTGGAGTTGCCCAGCACCGCGCCCAGTTTGCATATGTCGTTCACCGGCCATCCCGGTACCGGTAAGACCACCGTGGCGCAGCGGATGTCGCAAATCCTGCATCGCCTGGGCTACCTGCGCAAAGGCCATGTGGTGACGGCCACCCGCGACGATCTCGTAGGTCAGTACGTGGGGCACACCGCCCCAAAAACCAAGGAGATGCTCAAGCGCGCCCAGGGGGGTGTGCTGTTCATCGATGAGGCCTACTACCTCTACAAACCAGACAACGAACGCGATTACGGCGCCGAAGCCATTGAGATTCTCCTGCAAGAGATGGAGAGCCGGCGCAGCGACGTGGTGGTGATCTTCGCGGGCTATAGGGATCGGATGGAGACCTTCTACAGCTCCAATCCAGGCCTGTCCTCAAGGGTGGCTCACCATCTCGATTTCCCCGACTACAGCAACGACGAGTTGATGGCGATCGCAGGCCTGCTCCTGGAGGCACAGCACTACCAGTTCAGTGCCAAGGCCGAGACAGCTTTTTTTGAGTACGTCTCGCGCCGGCGTCAGCTGCCTTTCTTCGCGAATGCGCGCTCGGTTCGCAATGCCTTGGACCGGGCCCGTCTGCGCCAGGCCAACCGGTTGTTTTCGCGCATGGGGGAAGCCCTCACCAAGCAGGACCTCACCACCCTTGAGGAGGGAGATATCCGGGCCAGCCGTGTGTTCAAGGGCGAAGTGGAGGGCCACCATCCAGCTCAGAACGGCACCTGA
- a CDS encoding 4a-hydroxytetrahydrobiopterin dehydratase has translation MNQWQERKRPVCLECRFEFDSYDATRDFLDKLGEHSEATQRFPDISFGRTYVNITIRPEDDGPEAQLSEADRAFTAEIDALLG, from the coding sequence ATGAATCAGTGGCAGGAGCGGAAACGACCCGTATGCCTCGAGTGTCGTTTCGAGTTCGACAGCTACGACGCCACCCGCGATTTTCTCGACAAGCTTGGCGAGCACAGCGAGGCGACCCAGCGCTTTCCTGACATCAGCTTCGGGCGCACCTACGTGAACATCACGATCCGCCCGGAGGATGACGGCCCGGAGGCCCAGCTGAGCGAAGCCGATCGCGCCTTCACAGCAGAGATCGATGCCCTCCTCGGTTGA
- a CDS encoding CO2 hydration protein, giving the protein MTPTATPVHPPVLPNQEELIRRLLSDTPLLKDTPDHLLQVVNVLESYGLVLDAYSKNLVDQGEQQMLNPFPVFRFFHEGFSLKRFWTHLMGDRINFEYAEYCQKAMFWHGTGGLDAYLDTPEFAEACQRIIKCKSARDPLLALNNRLYPDFAPEAIRSLTTIYCLGLFWRVMSDIFVDLARRYAIKEVTCVNDVVHHIRDGLVAAAGSPIEYKVSIGGEEIWVLPPEAGLTFLVDVAVPYVEAVFFRGMPFLGTVSYNAQARQISPDISDFKYGALYADPIPSMGAGIPPSLCMQDMYRHLPEELSLWYENNGRGQTDVHVQICVSFQKSMFCVTNAAIAGTMPHPLDSDDPEQQAANRAYAEAWSGRLMGCQRVALL; this is encoded by the coding sequence ATGACCCCGACCGCGACCCCCGTGCACCCCCCGGTTCTGCCGAATCAGGAGGAGCTGATCCGTCGTCTGCTCAGCGATACTCCGCTGCTCAAGGACACCCCCGACCATCTGTTGCAGGTGGTGAATGTGCTCGAGAGCTATGGCCTGGTTCTGGATGCATACAGCAAGAACCTTGTGGATCAGGGCGAGCAGCAGATGCTCAATCCCTTCCCGGTGTTCCGCTTTTTCCATGAGGGGTTCAGCCTCAAGCGCTTCTGGACCCACCTCATGGGGGATCGGATCAACTTCGAGTACGCCGAGTACTGCCAGAAGGCGATGTTCTGGCATGGCACCGGCGGGCTCGATGCTTATCTCGATACTCCTGAATTTGCAGAGGCCTGCCAGCGGATCATCAAGTGCAAGTCGGCGCGCGACCCTCTGCTGGCCCTGAACAACCGCCTCTATCCCGACTTCGCCCCCGAGGCCATCCGTTCACTCACCACCATTTATTGCCTCGGTCTGTTCTGGCGGGTCATGAGTGACATCTTTGTCGACCTAGCCCGTCGTTACGCGATCAAAGAAGTCACCTGCGTGAACGATGTGGTGCATCACATCCGTGATGGCTTGGTAGCGGCGGCGGGAAGCCCGATTGAATACAAGGTGTCTATCGGTGGTGAAGAGATCTGGGTCCTCCCCCCCGAGGCGGGTCTCACCTTCCTTGTGGATGTGGCGGTGCCCTACGTGGAGGCTGTCTTTTTCCGCGGCATGCCTTTCCTGGGAACGGTGTCGTACAACGCCCAAGCCCGGCAGATCTCACCGGACATTAGTGATTTCAAGTACGGCGCCCTTTACGCCGATCCGATTCCCAGCATGGGTGCGGGGATTCCCCCCAGCCTCTGCATGCAGGACATGTACCGCCACCTACCCGAAGAACTAAGCCTTTGGTACGAAAACAATGGCCGTGGACAGACCGATGTGCACGTTCAGATCTGCGTCAGCTTCCAGAAGTCGATGTTCTGCGTCACCAATGCCGCCATCGCCGGCACGATGCCTCATCCGCTGGATTCCGATGATCCTGAGCAGCAGGCCGCCAATCGGGCCTACGCTGAGGCTTGGTCTGGGCGCCTGATGGGCTGTCAGCGGGTGGCGCTCCTCTAA
- a CDS encoding NADH-quinone oxidoreductase subunit M, which yields MLLSLLLLIPFLGALALILWPGSPSSARLRDVSIVLLVIQCLASFALLLPFDAADAGLQLVEQARWVRAIGLDYALALDGLSLPLVLMNGVLCLVAAIASRTIENRPRVYFALLLVISGAVNGAFLAQNLLLFFLFYELELIPLWLLIAVWGGANRAYAATKFLIVTAVSGVLILGAFLGIAFVTGTMDFSLRPILAGELGMTTQLVLMGALLIGFGIKIPLFPFHTWLPDAHTEASTPVSVLLAGVLLKLGTYGLLRFCLGLFPDAWQVAAPWLAGWAAISVLYGSLAAIAQSDMKRMVAYSSVGHMGYVLLAAAAATPLGLMGALFQMVSHGLISGVLFLVVGVVYAQTGTRDLNVLRGLLNPQRGLPLTGSLMIIGVMASAGIPGMAGFISEFLIFRGSLQPFPLATLLSMVGSGLTAVYFLLLVNRAFFGRLAIAPGEVVNPRILDRVELREQAPAIALSLGVLVLGLAPELLSNLSEAATTGLSLITGDMS from the coding sequence ATGCTTCTTTCCCTCCTGCTTCTGATTCCCTTCCTGGGGGCTCTGGCTCTGATCCTCTGGCCGGGATCCCCGTCCAGTGCACGCCTGCGTGATGTCTCCATCGTGCTGCTGGTGATCCAGTGCCTGGCGAGCTTTGCCCTGCTGTTGCCCTTCGATGCAGCCGATGCTGGTTTGCAGTTGGTGGAACAGGCCCGCTGGGTGCGTGCCATCGGGCTTGATTACGCATTGGCCCTGGATGGTCTGTCGCTACCGCTGGTGCTGATGAACGGAGTGCTCTGCCTCGTGGCGGCCATTGCGTCGCGCACGATCGAGAACCGACCCCGGGTTTACTTCGCCCTGCTGCTTGTGATTTCCGGAGCGGTGAATGGGGCCTTCCTGGCCCAGAACCTGCTGCTCTTCTTCTTGTTCTACGAACTGGAACTCATCCCCCTCTGGTTGTTGATCGCCGTTTGGGGCGGTGCCAACCGTGCTTACGCCGCCACCAAGTTCCTCATCGTGACGGCCGTTTCAGGCGTTCTGATTCTCGGCGCGTTCCTCGGCATTGCTTTTGTCACTGGAACCATGGACTTCAGCCTGCGGCCGATCCTGGCTGGTGAATTGGGGATGACCACCCAGCTGGTGCTTATGGGCGCTCTGCTGATCGGCTTCGGCATCAAGATTCCCCTCTTCCCTTTCCACACCTGGCTGCCGGATGCCCACACCGAGGCTTCCACACCAGTGTCGGTTCTTTTGGCCGGCGTGTTGCTCAAGCTGGGCACCTATGGCCTGCTTCGCTTCTGCCTTGGCTTGTTTCCCGATGCCTGGCAGGTGGCTGCTCCCTGGTTGGCCGGCTGGGCAGCGATCTCGGTGCTCTACGGATCCCTGGCGGCGATTGCCCAGAGCGACATGAAGCGCATGGTGGCCTACAGCTCTGTAGGACACATGGGCTATGTGCTGCTGGCCGCCGCCGCCGCCACGCCCCTTGGGTTGATGGGAGCCCTCTTCCAGATGGTTAGCCATGGCCTGATCTCCGGAGTGCTCTTCCTGGTGGTGGGTGTCGTTTACGCCCAGACCGGCACCCGCGACCTCAACGTGTTGCGTGGCCTGCTCAATCCCCAGCGCGGCCTGCCGCTGACTGGATCTTTGATGATCATCGGCGTGATGGCCAGTGCCGGAATTCCTGGCATGGCCGGCTTCATTTCCGAATTCCTGATTTTCCGCGGCAGCCTCCAGCCCTTTCCCCTGGCCACGCTGCTTTCGATGGTGGGATCGGGCCTGACGGCGGTGTATTTCCTGCTGTTGGTCAACCGCGCCTTCTTTGGTCGCCTGGCGATCGCCCCTGGCGAGGTGGTGAATCCCCGTATCCTCGATCGCGTGGAGCTGCGGGAGCAGGCTCCGGCCATCGCCCTCAGCCTCGGTGTGCTGGTGCTTGGCCTCGCTCCGGAGCTGCTCTCGAACCTCAGTGAGGCAGCCACCACGGGCCTCAGCCTGATCACCGGAGATATGTCATGA
- a CDS encoding NAD(P)H-quinone oxidoreductase subunit F has translation MTPELSLPQQTAWLIPLYGFIGMLVSLPWACGWFRRDAHRPAAYLNIFLTLVAFVHGSLILQEVYQSGPVDLAFPWLTVADLELDISFSLSLTNLVALELITGLSLLSQVYSLGYMDKEWALARFFALLGFFEGAMSGVVLSDSLFQSYFLLEMLTLSTYLLVGFWYAQPLVVTAARDAFLTKRVGDVLLLMGVVALCSYSGVMGFNDLYAWAAQDTLSPLAATLLGLGLVAGPTGKCAQFPMHLWLDEAMEGPNPASILRNSVVVTCGAIVLLKVMPILQLSPIAIGVMLVIGSISAIGGSLVALAQVDIKRTLSYSTTAHMGLVFIAIALQIPVLALLLLFTHAVSKALLSMSIGGVIASTNCQDITELGGLGSRMPATTTAFLVGGAGLVGFLPLGGFLALAQSIELLSVRSVPFMAVFLLTNALTAVGLVRVFRHVFMGNALIKSRRSAEVNWQMALPMVALTVIVLITPLLLVRLESLDGLLAFPLWAAALVVGSGLLGLLAGAVLPLSKAWSRSLNPVLRWWQDLLAYDFYTERFYRLTIVNVVAGFSRLASWFDRNVVDGLLNGVARFSLASADSLKLSVSGQSQSYVLTVLLAIVLFLTAVSWFLT, from the coding sequence TTGACTCCGGAGCTTTCGCTACCTCAGCAGACCGCCTGGTTGATCCCGCTTTACGGGTTCATCGGGATGTTGGTCTCTTTGCCGTGGGCCTGTGGCTGGTTCAGGCGTGATGCGCATCGACCGGCGGCGTATCTCAATATTTTTCTGACCCTGGTGGCCTTCGTTCACGGAAGCCTGATCCTGCAGGAGGTGTACCAATCAGGGCCAGTGGATCTGGCATTCCCTTGGCTCACTGTGGCCGATCTGGAGCTGGATATCAGCTTCAGTCTTTCGCTCACCAATTTGGTAGCCCTGGAACTGATCACGGGCCTCAGCTTGCTGTCCCAGGTTTATTCCCTGGGATACATGGACAAGGAGTGGGCGTTGGCCCGCTTCTTTGCACTGCTCGGATTTTTTGAGGGGGCGATGAGCGGCGTTGTGCTCAGCGACTCCCTGTTCCAGAGCTATTTCTTGCTGGAAATGCTGACCCTCTCCACCTATCTGCTGGTGGGTTTCTGGTATGCCCAACCCCTGGTGGTGACCGCAGCCCGGGATGCCTTCCTCACCAAGCGCGTTGGTGATGTGTTGCTGCTGATGGGTGTGGTGGCGCTCTGCAGCTATTCCGGAGTGATGGGGTTCAACGACCTCTATGCCTGGGCCGCCCAGGACACCCTCTCTCCTTTGGCCGCGACGCTGTTGGGTTTGGGCCTGGTTGCCGGCCCGACGGGCAAATGTGCCCAGTTCCCCATGCACCTCTGGCTGGACGAAGCGATGGAGGGCCCGAATCCCGCCTCGATTCTCCGCAATTCGGTTGTGGTGACCTGCGGCGCGATTGTGCTGTTGAAGGTGATGCCGATCCTGCAGCTCTCTCCCATTGCTATCGGCGTGATGCTCGTGATCGGCAGCATCAGTGCGATCGGCGGCTCCCTGGTGGCCCTGGCCCAAGTCGACATCAAACGCACGCTGTCGTACTCCACGACGGCTCATATGGGGCTGGTCTTCATCGCTATCGCGCTGCAGATCCCAGTGCTGGCCCTGTTGCTCCTGTTCACCCATGCCGTCTCCAAGGCTCTGCTGTCGATGAGCATTGGTGGGGTTATTGCTTCCACCAACTGCCAGGACATCACCGAGCTGGGTGGCCTGGGCAGCCGGATGCCTGCCACCACCACAGCCTTCCTGGTGGGGGGTGCCGGCCTGGTCGGGTTCCTTCCTCTGGGTGGTTTCCTGGCGCTTGCTCAGTCGATCGAGTTGCTGAGCGTGCGCTCGGTCCCCTTCATGGCCGTTTTCCTGCTCACCAATGCCCTTACAGCCGTTGGGTTGGTGCGGGTGTTCCGCCATGTGTTCATGGGCAATGCATTGATCAAGTCCCGCCGGTCTGCGGAGGTGAACTGGCAGATGGCCCTGCCGATGGTGGCGCTCACCGTGATAGTGCTGATCACTCCGCTCCTTTTGGTGCGGCTTGAATCCCTCGATGGTTTGTTGGCCTTCCCCCTCTGGGCAGCAGCTCTGGTGGTGGGAAGCGGACTGCTGGGCCTTCTGGCCGGCGCCGTGCTCCCTTTAAGCAAGGCATGGTCCCGCTCGCTGAATCCTGTGCTGCGCTGGTGGCAGGACCTGCTGGCCTACGACTTCTACACCGAGCGCTTTTATCGCCTCACGATCGTCAACGTGGTGGCTGGCTTCTCTCGCCTTGCCTCCTGGTTCGACCGAAATGTGGTGGATGGTCTTCTCAATGGGGTGGCTCGCTTCTCACTGGCCAGTGCCGACAGCCTCAAGCTCAGCGTCAGCGGCCAGAGCCAGTCCTACGTGTTGACGGTGCTCCTGGCCATCGTTCTCTTCCTCACCGCGGTGAGTTGGTTCCTCACCTGA
- a CDS encoding BMC domain-containing protein, with product MATPSPTPRRRTTRSTAAANKTVDVKPVASTPAPASTPAKAAPASTTRRASTTTRRSSASNTGSGGGSAVAKPSATPSPIVPGVALGMIETRGMVPAIEAADAMTKAAEVTLICREYVGGGYVTVMVRGETGAVNAAVRAGADACERVGDGLVAAHIIARPHNEVEPVLAGSGAARRS from the coding sequence ATGGCCACTCCTTCCCCCACTCCCCGTCGTCGCACCACCCGCAGCACCGCTGCAGCAAACAAGACCGTGGATGTGAAGCCTGTGGCCAGCACCCCTGCTCCCGCGTCAACTCCCGCTAAGGCAGCTCCTGCTTCAACCACCCGTCGCGCGTCCACAACAACGCGTCGCAGCAGCGCCTCCAACACAGGATCCGGCGGCGGATCAGCTGTGGCCAAACCCTCTGCAACCCCTTCCCCCATCGTTCCCGGTGTGGCCCTGGGGATGATCGAAACCCGCGGCATGGTTCCCGCCATCGAGGCAGCCGATGCGATGACCAAGGCTGCGGAAGTCACCCTGATCTGCCGTGAATATGTTGGTGGTGGCTACGTCACCGTGATGGTGCGTGGTGAAACCGGTGCCGTGAATGCTGCTGTTCGTGCAGGAGCTGATGCCTGCGAGCGTGTGGGTGACGGCCTCGTTGCCGCTCACATCATTGCTCGCCCCCACAACGAAGTGGAACCAGTGTTGGCCGGCAGCGGCGCAGCCCGCCGTAGCTGA
- a CDS encoding carboxysome peptide B, with product MEIMQVMGTLVCSYRVAGLDHMHLRILKNNKGKKLVAVDPVGAREGNWVFTASGSAARHACPDNTVLTDLTIGGIIDFWNPDG from the coding sequence ATGGAAATCATGCAGGTGATGGGAACGCTGGTCTGCTCCTACCGGGTTGCCGGTTTGGATCACATGCACCTGCGCATTCTCAAGAACAACAAGGGCAAGAAGTTGGTTGCCGTTGACCCCGTGGGTGCCCGTGAGGGCAACTGGGTGTTCACCGCCAGCGGTTCAGCTGCCCGGCATGCATGCCCTGACAACACCGTTCTCACCGATCTCACCATCGGTGGAATCATCGATTTCTGGAATCCGGACGGATAG
- a CDS encoding carboxysome peptide A, translating into MLIVKVVKPLVSTNRIPDFEHKHLQVVLDGSTKKVAVDAVGAKPGDWVICVSSSAAREAAGSKSYPSDLTIVGIIDHWEPDPPKISAPSPSPSPSKPAGGKAS; encoded by the coding sequence ATGCTCATCGTCAAGGTCGTCAAGCCGCTCGTTTCCACCAACCGGATCCCCGATTTCGAGCACAAGCACCTACAGGTGGTGCTCGATGGCAGCACCAAGAAGGTGGCTGTCGATGCGGTGGGTGCGAAACCTGGTGACTGGGTGATCTGCGTCAGCAGCTCGGCCGCTCGTGAAGCCGCCGGCAGCAAGTCCTATCCCAGTGACCTCACCATTGTGGGGATCATTGACCACTGGGAACCCGACCCTCCGAAGATCTCCGCTCCCTCTCCATCCCCCAGCCCCAGCAAACCCGCAGGAGGCAAAGCCAGCTGA
- a CDS encoding carboxysome shell carbonic anhydrase translates to MVRSKPLRGGRPQAPSAPTRRQLQQLATTSDFAQTASEVESSTRKAALERRRALTTSGKAAQLGGGSVSGGRIRSSNDVKRPAPSQPGWVRREKAATRAVPFNLSRSSLPITHRRHPLTDAAANARLQAYELEIKGRFDRIVPLLQQVSALQHETDFIPQAQRLCRAELGFDLPDYILQRAWVRPLDMRALFAWCVFESHRMFSDRFFQDDPLDAGTGSAASREFEQFLLDCGIHLLDLTPCADGRLAHTVAYGLRIPFSAVRRRSHAGAMFDVENTVNRWVKTEHRRYREGSPNPSTEPTRYLKVVTYHFSSLDPSHQGCAAHGSNDELAAAASHQRLLDFRESVENSFCCGASVDLLLIGLDTDTDAIRVHPPSRDSEMVLDRWLCARELHAATASMSADQAMAQVAEAVESAAPGPMDAGMVSFLTRLLANNFSQIDYVQDLHGGTYPDAGHAERFIGVGIGFKEVHLRNLTYFAHLDTVEEGAPDLDVGVKIFKGLNVSRDLPIPVVVRFDYSGRVPGARERAIADCQRVNQAIADRYAALVHEGLLHTCLTIRDRNQTAPAEVVGSTLDPQLPEAH, encoded by the coding sequence ATGGTTCGCTCCAAGCCTCTCCGTGGCGGGCGACCTCAGGCCCCCTCGGCACCCACTCGACGCCAGCTTCAGCAGCTGGCCACAACGTCTGATTTCGCTCAGACCGCATCTGAGGTGGAGTCTTCCACCCGCAAAGCCGCTCTGGAAAGGCGCCGTGCCCTCACCACATCGGGTAAGGCCGCTCAACTGGGTGGCGGCTCAGTGAGCGGTGGTCGTATTCGCTCCAGCAACGACGTCAAGCGACCCGCTCCTTCACAGCCGGGCTGGGTACGACGTGAGAAGGCAGCCACCCGGGCGGTTCCTTTCAATCTGAGCCGCAGCTCTCTGCCGATCACCCATCGGCGCCATCCCTTGACGGATGCAGCGGCGAACGCTCGTCTTCAGGCCTACGAGTTGGAGATCAAGGGACGTTTTGATCGGATCGTTCCCCTGCTCCAACAGGTCTCAGCGCTTCAGCACGAAACCGATTTCATCCCCCAAGCCCAGCGGTTGTGCCGGGCCGAACTGGGCTTTGATTTGCCGGATTACATCCTGCAGCGGGCCTGGGTTCGCCCCCTCGACATGCGCGCCCTGTTCGCCTGGTGTGTCTTTGAAAGCCACCGGATGTTTAGTGATCGCTTTTTTCAGGACGACCCACTGGATGCCGGCACGGGCAGTGCTGCCTCCAGAGAGTTCGAACAGTTTTTGCTCGACTGCGGGATCCATCTGCTCGACCTGACGCCCTGTGCCGATGGTCGCTTGGCCCACACCGTGGCCTACGGCCTGCGTATTCCCTTCAGCGCTGTGCGTCGCCGTTCCCACGCTGGTGCCATGTTCGACGTGGAGAACACGGTGAACCGCTGGGTCAAAACCGAGCATCGTCGCTACCGCGAAGGTTCACCCAATCCCTCCACGGAACCGACCCGTTACCTGAAGGTGGTGACCTACCACTTCAGTTCCCTCGATCCTTCCCACCAGGGCTGCGCTGCCCATGGCAGCAATGACGAACTGGCGGCAGCGGCAAGTCATCAGCGCCTGCTCGATTTTCGTGAGTCGGTGGAAAACAGCTTCTGCTGCGGTGCCTCCGTTGATCTTCTGCTGATCGGCCTCGACACCGACACCGACGCGATCCGGGTGCACCCCCCAAGTCGTGACAGCGAAATGGTGCTCGACCGTTGGCTCTGCGCCAGGGAACTGCATGCCGCAACAGCATCGATGAGTGCCGATCAAGCGATGGCACAGGTTGCTGAAGCTGTTGAGAGCGCGGCTCCTGGCCCCATGGATGCCGGCATGGTTTCGTTCCTGACCCGGTTGCTCGCCAATAACTTCTCCCAGATCGATTACGTGCAGGATCTGCACGGTGGCACTTACCCCGATGCCGGACACGCAGAGCGTTTCATTGGCGTTGGCATCGGCTTCAAAGAGGTGCATCTGCGCAACCTCACGTATTTCGCTCACCTCGACACCGTCGAGGAGGGCGCCCCTGATCTCGATGTGGGCGTGAAAATATTCAAGGGTCTGAATGTGTCCCGGGATCTGCCGATTCCGGTTGTGGTGCGTTTCGACTATTCCGGCCGGGTGCCCGGTGCTCGGGAACGGGCCATTGCTGATTGCCAACGGGTCAACCAGGCCATCGCCGATCGCTATGCAGCCCTCGTTCATGAGGGTCTGCTCCACACTTGTCTCACCATTCGCGACCGCAACCAGACGGCTCCGGCCGAGGTCGTCGGTTCCACCCTCGACCCGCAACTTCCGGAGGCTCACTGA